DNA from Quercus lobata isolate SW786 chromosome 1, ValleyOak3.0 Primary Assembly, whole genome shotgun sequence:
ataaaaataattattattcaaTCCACAAGCCATCCCAATTCACATGGATTGAGTTGGGATGAGTTAGAACCTGTGATTGATTGAgtttgattggttttttttcaaCCCAATCATAGTGGGTTGGAATGAAAAAACTCCTCAACCAAACCCATGCACTATGTAGTAGTAcctattttcacaataaagttTGCAGTCAGTCCAATCATCAGTCTTCATGGTAAGAATGAAAGCCTATCTTAATATTTGAAAGAATGAGCCCTAGAATATTAGTATTTGACCCCATTAGCGTAAATGTCATGTATCCTATTTGGGGAGAGAGACCATttgtcttataaaaataaataaaaaataaaaaataaaaaacaaaaaaaaaactaactcaTTGATATATCAATTACTCACTTCTTAAACCAACTACTCTAAGAGCATtagttgaaaaaatatttttttaaaaattttataggaaaaaaaaaacatttttacaattttttttttaaattttttcatgaaagtagaattaaaacttttttaaaataatctatTATTTAATTCTCAGCACGGAACTCAACTCTTATATGTCCCCTCACATCACTTTCAATGATTACACAACATCTATACTGCATTAATAAAACTTTGTCATAGGCCTACATTATAGCTCTATCATCTAGGCGACCATGCATAGCATCAGTTTTGCGCCTTTTGCTTTTGCCATGctataattaaaatgaattcaAGAACATGATTCACTAATTTAGTACAAAGTGTTATCTCAACCAAGACAACTAAATTCAATAGCCATGTGTTggaatttaattggaaaaccTGTACTAAGTTTcacccacttaaaaaaaataaaaaataaaaaattctaatccTTGAGTAGTGGAAGTTTCCTCAAGCACAAATGCACGTGAAGCAGAGAGACTCCTCTGGCAACAGATCTTGATACGATGTCTCTTTACTTCATTGTTGATTGTGTTTCTGAAGAGGGGATATAGAAAAGGAATATTAATActtatttgattaaaattaaGCTTCCACATCTGTTGGTTATACCTCTTTCTAGAACGAAgatcaatttttaattatacaagAAAACCTTATTGACCATGAACATACAGATGAAGTTTTTCTTATGGTGAATGTTTCAAAATGCAATTAATTAATGAATCTGATTTGACAACTGAACCTGCAGTGctctcaaaattcaaaatcaaatggaATGATCAACAAAAGATTAGTGACCTATACTTGGACCAGAAAAAATCTTGCTTATTTTATGTCAACAGTTTACCTGACAATCTCCAAGGACACAACTGCTCAATGGTCAATTacttttttcaatataaaattcatCTCATGTTTTACAGAATCAGATCAACAAAACATATGAGCCTAACCAAGCTACTGATTATAAATGACctcatagatttttttttttttgataggtaatcagaaatttattaataaagagaaaaaagaaaagaaaagtacaagttgttcatgatgatgaacaagaagaagaaaaaaaaaacaacacagcAAAACAAGAAATTAGGAAACTAAGCTAAGAGAAGACATaaactcagagagagaagaacatTCAGTAAAACCCCAACACCGAGACCACTCCCAAAGACTACGTTGGCATAAAACTTTTAACTCGTCCAAAGTCTTCTCATTATCCTCAAAGGAACGACGATTTCGTTCCAACCACacaatccacattaagcacCCTGGAACCAAATTCCAGATGTCTGAATTATGTTTCCCGAGCCACTGATGCCAGCAAGATAACAAACCCGCCACTGAtcctggcataacccaatgaataccaaagGCCTGAAGCATAAAAGTCCAAAGGGAATGAGTAATAGGacagtgaagaagaagatggtctACTGACTCCCCATCAcaacaacacatacaacaccaagtAGCCAACGGACGACCCCTAAGCATTAGATTGTCCAAAGTGAGGATCCGACCATGAGTAGCTGTCCACAAAAAGAACGCCACTCGTCTAGGaatctttggtttccaaacacccttccaaggaaacaaagaattcgAAGCACCCCGAATCGCATGGTAATAAGACCGGGTGTCAAAATTTCCATCACCCTTCAACCGCCAACAAAGAGTATCACTCCTATCACCCCGAGGAATGCGAGTTTGGATAAGCTGGAGAAGAGAATAAGATGCAGCTAACTCCCAATCTTCAAAAACTCTATAGAACCTTAAATCCCATACTCTAACAGTACCCCCATCTGGCATCCACAAAACCTCAGAGATACAAGCATCCTTGACCGCTGAACACATATAGAGATCAGGATAGAGATTTTTTAGAGTATTATCACCaatccacctatcatgccaaAAGCGTATACGAGTGCCTTCACCCACTACGAAAGACAGATGCTTAGAGAAGCTCTCCCACCCTTCATAAATGACCTCATAGATTAATCAGGGAATATAACATCCGTGGCAACGCTACACAAGAATAGAAACTTTTCCTAGTTTTTGCAAGTTCTGAGCAAATACATAATTATAGTCTAGTGGTTTGCCCAAAGCACTTATGCAATAGGTAGCTAAGTTTCCTAAGTATGTGAGGTTCCATTACCATGGGACAATTTCTTTCCCAAGCCTGTCTATGCGTGTATAAACATGCATAGAAACACAAGAGACACTAATAAGGGTGACCTAGGAAAAGTCCATTTATGTATACTGTACCCTTTTCATAATATCActttaataaaatgaaagaaaattttgaattcttaaCTCTCTGTCCTTGTGAGAACATTCTTTAACTTTGGTATGAGCATGATGCGGTCTGCTTGTGTATCTTGCAGACCCTTTAGCTGTTCAAGCCATTTTAGCAAATCAATCTGAGGCCCATGGACAACCCAAGGTTTAGGTGACCCATTTTATGCCTCTGGCACATGGATATATTATCAATTATCCTTAACTTATTAGTACTATCCTCAACtatctttaaatatataaagatcAACCAAATAAATTAACTTTGGAACTTACACTGCTAGAAGAGGCTTGAGATCGTAGGCTATCGAGGGCAACCATAAATTCTGCACGCAATCGTGCCTCCATAGCAGTCCTTGCTGCACTCTCTGCCTGCAACCGTGCCTCCATCTCAGCCCGTGCCGCACTCTCTGCCTGCAGTTGTGCCTGTATCACACTCCGTGCTGCACTTTCCTCCTGCAACTTCAACTTCATCTCACCAAGCTGCTCTTCAAGTGCATCACGCTCCATTTGAACCTCACCAAGCACCTCTTTCTGCTCTGGGATCGACCCATGTCTCTGGCCCCGTACATGGCCTGGTCTAGAACCAATCACTGAATGAAACAATTCATCCTCAGTTGATGACGATAGTGGCCCCCCCTCTTGTTCAGACTTCTGAGTAATTAACTCGTTAACTTGCTCCTGCAATAAGAACGCAAACACGCATCAGGTAGAACACACACAGAAATGTAAAATAGAAGCATCACACAAAATTTTTACTAACATAAATCTGTCTGGCATTGTCATCACTCCAAGTACCATCAGAATGACGATGGCACAGAAGCCATGTCCTGTATTCACTAGGCTGCTGACCAGTCAGGGGGTCCCGCTGTATTCAAGTTAACATAAAAGATTAACTAATAAATTAAAGacaaatgtaaaaaataattacttttttatcattaatttttctacTCACCGCATCATAACTCACAGCTGCAAAAGACTTGCTTCCTGTGATTTTACCTGTCTTTTGCTTCGATcggttttctttatttctatcACTAATGGTCTTCATAGGATAAACATATTCAAGTAGTCAACGTAGTGTACGTAATtggaatgaaaaagaaaacttagcAAACATAATTTAAGGGAATAGGAGGAAAATAAAGTAAATAGCATATAAAAGATGCACGGATTTTTACCTTAAAATCATCAGTACCAAAGTATGCAATAAGAGACTCCCATTGCTGCTCTGTGACCTCCTTGGGTCGGTTCTGCCTGCGATCCTCATCGTTGTCGTACTTACTGTAGTCCTTGGAGAGTTTTGCTCGCCAACCCCGATATCTTCGATTAGCCAACTGTAATATGCTGGCTCTTCGCAAGGGCGTATCTGGGACTCTCCACCTACCCTAAAATGacaacaaataaaatacaattgacaaactaataaaataacaaatagattatttacattacacaaacaaacacacacacacgcatatatatacatacatatttcCTTACTTACCAACACGGCTGCAACAATGTTATCTTTTGCCTCCTGCGGTACTTCTGCCCACTTCTTAACATTAAGCGGTGCATACGTTCTCATCTGTTGTACCACCTCATCCACAAACATCCGCTGATTTGGCCCCACAGCTGAATTAGACTTGTCTGAGAACTCAATGTCCAACTTCCCATCAGTACTCTCTTGTGCTCTCTTAGCCAGCTTCAAGCCTTTTGCAGGTCCTCGTCCTTTCTTTCTGCTTGAGGCTGAAGCTGTAGTATTAAACATCACAACCTTAGACCAATTCAAAAGGTCTAACAAGTATAAATGCATTAACAAAACTAATCATATTGTAATAATGGACTTATACTTTCAGATGTTATTGTTAGTGTGTCCACTGAGAGCTCCGAAGGTGCTGATGATTGTGCAGGAAGGGGTGTATGCATGGAGGGATCAGTAGGTTGCTGATCAGACTGAGCATCTGTATGGTCTGGCTGTGATGCACCCATAATGTCCTACACAAAAGTGTAAACAAATGGCAACTTTAATACCTGTGTCTGTGTGGTCTGTGCACATACAAACTGTAATTGAACCTATTACAACATGTGAAATGCTTCACATGCCACTTTGCAATCGGTAAATTGGATAGTTTTTATTCAAACAGAGAAAATGCTGAATCTGTTTGCCAAGAACACATCCTCTGAGAACAAGGGAAAAATCTTATGGAACTTCTCAAGACAAAGTGATGCAACAGCTCATTAATGCATTCAAGAGCCATTTGCAATGCATGCATAACACAGATTTATGATGATGATTAATGATGAGGATTTAAGGCTTTTATCCATGAGTAGATGGATGCCAAAACTTTATAGAACACCTCAATATATCACATCTCTGTACCATTCTCCCTCACTTAAAACTATAGTAATCAATAACTCATATCATCATCAATATCAACCTGAACCACTCAAAACCGTCCAACCCAATCCGACCAGACACCAAACAGCCGGCTCTGAGTTCACTTGCAGTCGAAAATGGGTTCTGTTAATCAAGACTCACTAGGATTCAGGTGGGTGTCAGGTTTTCATATCATTATGCAAAACTGGTAAACCCGACCCGGCcaaattcttttaaaaactAAGAAAGCTACATGTCATTTTCACATTGGCTATTTACATTTCTCACTTCTCCAATAACAAAtatgtgctctctctctctctctctctctctctctctcatattttgtGGCTTCTACGCAATCTACTAGCCAAGCTCCTGGACTAGATCTCGACTTTGGGCTTAGTGATTCAATCCCACAATCCGAGCTAGATGCCAAGATCATATGGCTTAAATTAATAGCACTCATTTGAAACTTCAAGAACTACAAGTGCTCAGTGACCAAAAGTTTAAGGTAAAGAGTTTGTAAATGCTTCACTTTCTAGATCAACATCACATGTAGAAATCATCCCATATAGAATAACAGCCATCATTTATTCACACAACAAGAACTAATTAACAACATCTAGCTACAAATGAAGAATAGGAGAGAGACCTGTTGTGAAGGGGAAGCAACAAAAGCAATGTCCACGTCTTCAAGCGTTTCTTCATTAGCAGTGGGCGCTTCTTCTGCTTCTCTTGTACTTGGACTCTGCTCCTCCTCAGTTTTCtcttgctcttcttcttcatgcTCCTCATGGTCTTGCTTAGGACCCTCCTCAACCTCTGATTTGGATTTCACTTTGAGTTTGTTAGTGCTTACCTCTCCTTGTTCCTTCACCTCCTTTTTGTCcttgatcttcttcttcttctctccttCCAATTCCAATATTCTAGcactcctcctcttcttcttacCCACTTCTTCTTCTCCCACCTCACCCATTTTCACTCTctccctaaaattttaaatttccaaaattaaaccaaaaaaaaaaaaaaattaaaatttatgaaattgggGAACTGGGTATTGGAGAAAATTGAGAAAGTGATAATGGGTTACCTTTAATTTGAGTGAATCAGAGTGGATTTTCCGATTTGGGGATTTAGGGTTTTTCAGAGCTGACAGGATTTGCAGGGGTTTGAAAAGCTATTAAGgcgaaaaaaaacaaaacagaacaGAACGAAACGTTGTTCGAAACTTTTTTGTCGGGGCTAAGCTAACATATTATTATCGCCACGATAAAGTTGCTAAGGGATCGCCAATTTATCGCGATGAAAGAAGTAACGTACATCGCTATAATACAGACTACAGTGCGGGTTCCAACTTTATCACGTCGAGAATGATAAATGTGACAACTAACAAGTGTCTACACTTTTGCCACAATAATGTaactgaaaaaaaattgaaagtgcATTCTCATCTGgtcttttaaaatataaaatatagttcTTGTCCTgcaaaattattagtttacattaTATTAGTATAATATAAGActatgctttcaaaaaaaaaaaagactataagatttacattgtatattctctcaaaaaaaaaaaaaaaaaaaaattaaattacattgtataaaataaattttgtgaaaatttttgccACATTAATATAACTGCAAAAAATGTATTATATTGTATACATTTGTTTTATCTACAATATAAGATTTATATTAGTAGTATAATTATAAACCaacaattatcaattttttgttataGAGTATATCAATTATCATAAGTAAAAATAGGGTAAAGACATTCTACAGGTAATAttgtattttgcaaaaaattatacaagaaattaTACAAGTACGTGAACTATAGTATTGGTTTTGCGTTTTGATGAAAAATGAGTTACGTTAAAATGTATCTTCTATGCTCAAACTTTTGATAGCTTGACAAGGTTGAAAAGAATGGTTCTAAAGTAAGGTAATCACATTCATCACATTGCCTTCGCACACTAAAGATACGTTTGGTACActaagagtctgtttggattgaacttattgttgctaaaactgaaaactgaaaactgaaagtactgtagcaaaataatttttaaatatgtgaatagtatcatgggacccatttttaatattttttagtgtgtgaacagtgatgaacagtgctgctacaatactgctacagtgttGCTGCAGTGTTAGTTGTCCCTTGGAACGCgtgaagtgaggaaaaaaaaaaaaaaggaaaaacgcaGCTTTGGATTCAGCggaaaacgctgaatccaaacgaCACCTAAATAAGAATTACGACaggaattgtaatttttattactaggaataaaatgtgttgtaatgtaataactaaacttattcattagtttggttgtgagttataacattaaaatgaaacttaacattcatttttgtaattaaggcTAAAGTTTTCTTTTATGCAACTCTCTTATACCCACACTCACTCATAGTATAGGGTATTTAGATGATTTGAATCGAGTAGGATTTTATGCTATATAAATGCTATTGTAACCTTAATTTTTCATATAGTAAATTGATATTTACTTGTTCTCATGGACGTAGGCACATTGCCAAATCACACAAATTCTCTATATTGATTTTtctcatctctattttttaatCTAGCTTAACTAATTTTCACAACATCTGCCATCAGTAGATTGGAGATGACTGACGTTTGGGCTATTACTAGAGGTAGAATAAATTAAGGCCACCCTATGTTTCCACCCATGATGAAGAGAAAAGGGGATGGGGGGTCACCTGTCCAAGGCTTCTCTCAAGATTGATTAGATTGAATGGAGATCCGTTAATTAAGATAGAGAAGGAGCTATATAGATACATTTATTTATCCTTACAGAAGCCTAATTTCCTCATTACTCAAAAGATATATGAAATACCACTCCATCTTATCTAACGCTTTCTTCATGTCAATCTTTAGTGTCATGACTTATGTACCCTTGCTTTCCTTTCATTTTCCACATCAAGTTAGGTATTTCTTGGACAATTATGGTGTAACCTTGGATCACTCTACCCGTTACAAAGGCCCCCTACCAAGGTGAAATATAATGTTTGGAAGTATTTGTTTTCATGTAGATCacattatataaattaattagcCTAAAAAGATCCACTTTGGAGGTCTCATCCACTAGACCTGCCTGCTATCCAGACTAGAATAAATGAAGcttttctaataaataaataaaagctacTAATGGAGGAAGACTTCCTATGGATAAGAAACATAGGATGAAAgagagtcaaaaaaaaaaaaggataggatttttatttaaaaaa
Protein-coding regions in this window:
- the LOC115981887 gene encoding uncharacterized protein LOC115981887 isoform X3, whose translation is MGEVGEEEVGKKKRRSARILELEGEKKKKIKDKKEVKEQGEVSTNKLKVKSKSEVEEGPKQDHEEHEEEEQEKTEEEQSPSTREAEEAPTANEETLEDVDIAFVASPSQQDIMGASQPDHTDAQSDQQPTDPSMHTPLPAQSSAPSELSVDTLTITSETSASSRKKGRGPAKGLKLAKRAQESTDGKLDIEFSDKSNSAVGPNQRMFVDEVVQQMRTYAPLNVKKWAEVPQEAKDNIVAAVLGRWRVPDTPLRRASILQLANRRYRGWRAKLSKDYSKYDNDEDRRQNRPKEVTEQQWESLIAYFGTDDFKTISDRNKENRSKQKTGKITGSKSFAAVSYDARDPLTGQQPSEYRTWLLCHRHSDGTWSDDNARQIYEQVNELITQKSEQEGGPLSSSTEDELFHSVIGSRPGHVRGQRHGSIPEQKEVLGEVQMERDALEEQLGEMKLKLQEESAARSVIQAQLQAESAARAEMEARLQAESAARTAMEARLRAEFMVALDSLRSQASSSSKHNQQ
- the LOC115981887 gene encoding uncharacterized protein LOC115981887 isoform X1: MGEVGEEEVGKKKRRSARILELEGEKKKKIKDKKEVKEQGEVSTNKLKVKSKSEVEEGPKQDHEEHEEEEQEKTEEEQSPSTREAEEAPTANEETLEDVDIAFVASPSQQDIMGASQPDHTDAQSDQQPTDPSMHTPLPAQSSAPSELSVDTLTITSETSASSRKKGRGPAKGLKLAKRAQESTDGKLDIEFSDKSNSAVGPNQRMFVDEVVQQMRTYAPLNVKKWAEVPQEAKDNIVAAVLGRWRVPDTPLRRASILQLANRRYRGWRAKLSKDYSKYDNDEDRRQNRPKEVTEQQWESLIAYFGTDDFKTISDRNKENRSKQKTGKITGSKSFAAVSYDARDPLTGQQPSEYRTWLLCHRHSDGTWSDDNARQIYEQVNELITQKSEQEGGPLSSSTEDELFHSVIGSRPGHVRGQRHGSIPEQKEVLGEVQMERDALEEQLGEMKLKLQEESAARSVIQAQLQAESAARAEMEARLQAESAARTAMEARLRAEFMVALDSLRSQASSSSRSRMLVSLRFCGCQMGVLLEYGI
- the LOC115981887 gene encoding uncharacterized protein LOC115981887 isoform X2 is translated as MGEVGEEEVGKKKRRSARILELEGEKKKKIKDKKEVKEQGEVSTNKLKVKSKSEVEEGPKQDHEEHEEEEQEKTEEEQSPSTREAEEAPTANEETLEDVDIAFVASPSQQDIMGASQPDHTDAQSDQQPTDPSMHTPLPAQSSAPSELSVDTLTITSETSASSRKKGRGPAKGLKLAKRAQESTDGKLDIEFSDKSNSAVGPNQRMFVDEVVQQMRTYAPLNVKKWAEVPQEAKDNIVAAVLGRWRVPDTPLRRASILQLANRRYRGWRAKLSKDYSKYDNDEDRRQNRPKEVTEQQWESLIAYFGTDDFKTISDRNKENRSKQKTGKITGSKSFAAVSYDARDPLTGQQPSEYRTWLLCHRHSDGTWSDDNARQIYEQVNELITQKSEQEGGPLSSSTEDELFHSVIGSRPGHVRGQRHGSIPEQKEVLGEVQMERDALEEQLGEMKLKLQEESAARSVIQAQLQAESAARAEMEARLQAESAARTAMEARLRAEFMVALDSLRSQASSSSGGRASLSICLS